One region of Takifugu flavidus isolate HTHZ2018 chromosome 14, ASM371156v2, whole genome shotgun sequence genomic DNA includes:
- the mat2b gene encoding methionine adenosyltransferase 2 subunit beta isoform X2, which yields MSRADLRIMFSPGRVQLVQEETMDQAPKVLVTGATGLLGRAVCREFQNNSWAVLGIGFRRARSGILRCDLTDEEAVRGLLQDYKPDVIIHCAAERRPDVVERHTEAAVNLNVHTTSTLAKEAAACGAFFLYISTDYVFDGRNPPYGEDDTPNPLNVYGRSKLEGERETLRHCPGAVVLRVPVLFGEVETVSESAVTCLWLRVQEATEGSTLDHCQQRFPTDTRDVAAVCRKLSERARQDPSIRGIFHFSAKEQMTKYEMAIAIAQAFNLPSNHLIPLTEQPAASTLRPLNSQLNCSRLELLNLSVEPRPFTSAIVDSLWPFTPDKRWRQTVFH from the exons ATGAGTCGTGCTGATTTGAGGATTATGTTCAGTCCAGGCCGAGTGCAGCTGGTCCAG GAGGAGACTATGGACCAGGCTCCCAAGGTTCTGGTGACCGGGGCAACGGGTCTACTGGGTCGAGCCGTCTGCAGGGAGTTTCAGAACAACAGCTGGGCAGTTCTTGGAATCGGATTCAGGAGAGCCAGATCTGGAATACTGCGCTGTGACCTGACCGATGAGGAAGCTGTCAGAGGACTGCTACAAGATTATAAG CCTGATGTGATCATCCACTGTGCTGCAGAGAGACGTCCAGATGTGGTGGAGAGGCACACTGAAGCGGCTGTAAATCTCAATGTGCACACCACGAGCACACTTGCAAAGGAGGCAG CTGCTTGTGGGGCCTTCTTCCTATACATCAGTACGGACTACGTGTTTGATGGGAGGAATCCTCCGTATGGTGAAGACGACACCCCAAATCCTCTTAATGTTTATGGACGCAGCAaactggagggagagagagagacactcaGACACTGTCCAG GGGCGGTAGTCCTGCGAGTGCCCGTGTTGTTTGGAGAGGTGGAGACAGTGTCTGAAAGTGCGGTGACGTGTCTGTGGCTGCGGGTCCAGGAGGCTACCGAGGGCAGTACTCTGGATCACTGTCAGCAGAGGTTCCCCACAGACACCCGGGATGTGGCAGCCGTCTGCAGGAAGTTGtcagagagagcgagacag GATCCATCTATCAGAGGAATCTTTCATTTTTCAGCTAAAGAGCAGATGACCAAATATGAGATGGCCATTGCGATCGCTCAGGCCTTTAACTTGCCGTCCAACCACCTCATACCT ctgaCAGAACAGCCGGCCGCATCAACTCTTCGGCCCTTGAACAGTCAGTTGAATTGTTCTcgtctggagctgctgaacCTCAGTGTGGAGCCACGACCGTTTACCTCTGCAATTGTTGACAGTCTGTGGCCCTTCACACCTGACAAACGCTGGAGACAGACAGTCTttcactga
- the prob1 gene encoding uncharacterized protein prob1, with the protein MNSKPDGGGGRRNEKEVFLSAHRCPEVDLLPHHESEPGIVPPGSVSANVKQAQVTSTGQSESNYLDVSSTPHCDEDEDGTISDWSEEDLSLHFSPSVIISSDDEECTFECVDITMETLVNSQEGEGPKMVPKRQIQLKKKEEENFVKEKKLQVRSDPAEGKDGSSELSAYNTPSPSTHQRPDLLLRQHSMPASTTSGDADSYRVYRGLIAGANQGLHVGANSKQRLQKSFSLDESKTKMASCIIKNVLSKKMQAEQNHSKTPHGKIKPTMVPNLPQPVEQPRVSEGAGGETGGGVTKAPIHVVRDMRSLVKNTYSHTMSTSHNSKPLGFKLVGQGGSPPPTYQQAVGVKSHDHSKNSLGGTVKQVTASLMQSQKRNQSNRPNHRITQQRRGSEPIVTRSQRDDVLGPAGVALSTMSPNLNTPSNSISPERAGDVSHKTQRSLPPSEVTHPPVCPSASRHPEVTHPLVSSQEQSTILGLPSQFVPGNSQQIFQPCFYTPAALPPFAPTMVRHMGKVSYVQGPLNYIQTHLQPNLHLLRKPEENQNDLTGNYPNQQELRSPHLMTEDQKSHSNTATTATQEKPQLQAEEQPFVTGVQGFLAVNGASNSAGSTSGGLSNVPTPSHMLDPKTPLQCFYVDIPPQSQRKMLLDPETGQYVQVFLPASSPTSKCSAFPVGFGNPAPFAPAGMKPTPAILSVMQFQPTIAVSPLYAPPFLPFPLNAPSINFSHTPL; encoded by the exons ATGAACAGCAAaccagatggaggaggaggaagacgaaacGAGAAGGAGGTCTTCCTCAGTGCTCATCGCTGCCCTGAAGTTGATCTCCTGCCTCATCATGAATCTGAGCCAGGAATCGTCCCTCCAGGTTCTGTGTCAGCTAATGTTAAACAGGCCCAGGTCACCAGCACAGGTCAGTCCGAGTCAAACTACCTGGATGTGTCCTCCACCCCTCACTGTGACGAAGATGAAGATGGAACTATCAGTGACTGGTCGGAAGAAGATCTTTCCCTCcacttctctccctctgtcatcatctcatcagatgatgaagagtgCACCTTTGAGTGTGTGGatatcaccatggaaacactg GTAAACagtcaggagggggaggggccaaaGATGGTCCCAAAAAGACAGATTCaactgaagaagaaagaggaagaaaactttgtcaagGAGAAGAAGTTACAG GTGAGGAGTGACCCTGCTGAGGGCAAAGATGGCAGCAGTGAGTTGTCAGCATACAACACACCCTCACCCAGTACACACCAGCGGCCAGATCTTTTGCTACGTCAGCACAGTATGCCCGCCTCTACCACCAGCGGTGATGCTGACAGCTACAGAGTCTACAGGGGCCTGATTGCAGGGGCCAATCAAG GGTTGCATGTTGGAGCAAACTCAAAGCAGAGACTGCAGAAGTCTTTTTCTTTAGATGAAAGTAAAACAAAGATGGCGTCCTGCATCATTAAGAACGTTCTATCTAAAAAGATGCAGGCAGAGCAGAACCACTCCAAAACCCCTCATGGGAAGATTAAACCCACCATGGTACCCAACCTCCCCCAGCCTGTAGAGCAACCGAGGGTGAGcgagggagcaggaggtgagacaggtgggGGTGTAACTAAAGCTCCAATTCATGTGGTAAGAGACATGAGGAGCTTGGTTAAAAACACATACAGCCACACCATGTCTACTTCACATAACAGTAAGCCATTAGGCTTTAAGCTAGTTGGTCAGGGCGGAAGCCCACCCCCCACCTATCAGCAGGCGGTGGGGGTCAAAAGTCACGATCACTCCAAGAATTCTTTAGGAGGAACTGTCAAGCAAGTCACTGCATCTCTCATGCAGTCACAGAAAAGGAATCAGAGCAACAGACCCAATCATCGaatcacacagcagagaagagGCAGCGAGCCGATCGTAACCAGGAGTCAACGGGACGATGTCCTCGGCCCTGCTGGGGTAGCTTTGTCCACTATGTCACCCAATCTTAATACCCCATCAAACAGCATTAGTCCAGAGAGAGCTGGCGACGTGAGTCACAAGACACAGCGCTCACTGCCCCCCTCCGAGGTCACCCACCCTCCAGTTTGTCCCTCCGCCTCCAGACACCCTGAAGTGACCCATCCTCTGGTCTCCAGCCAAGAACAGAGCACCATCCTGGGTTTGCCCTCTCAGTTTGTCCCAGGAAACTCTCAGCAGATCTTCCAACCCTGCTTCTACACTCCAGCTGCCCTGCCTCCCTTCGCCCCCACCATGGTTCGTCACATGGGGAAGGTGAGCTACGTGCAAGGTCCTCTGAACTACATCCAAACTCACCTGCAACCCAACCTCCATCTTCTGAGAAAACCTGAAGAGAATCAGAATGATTTGACAGGAAACTACCCTAATCAGCAAGAGCTGCGCTCACCTCACTTGATGACGGAAGACCAGAAGAGTCACAGTAACACAGCAACAACTGCAACGCAGGAGAAACCCCAGCTACAGGCAGAGGAGCAGCCATTTGTAACTGGAGTTCAGGGTTTCCTTGCTGTTAACGGTGCCTCAAATTCTGCTGGATCGACATCTGGGGGACTTTCGAATGTTCCCACACCCAGTCACATGTTAGACCCCAAAACCCCCCTCCAATGCTTCTATGTGGATATACCCCCACAGTCTCAAAGGAAGATGCTTCTGGATCCAGAAACTGGTCAGTATGTACAGGTTTTCCTACCTGCATCCAGTCCCACTTCTAAGTGCAGTGCATTTCCTGTGGGCTTTGGAAACCCCGCCCCCTTTGCTCCTGCTGGGATGAAACCCACTCCAGCGATCCTGTCAGTCATGCAGTTTCAGCCAACAATTGCCGTGTCCCCACTGTATGCCCCCCCCTTTCTACCTTTCCCCCTAAACGCACCATCCATTaatttctcacacacaccactgtga
- the mat2b gene encoding methionine adenosyltransferase 2 subunit beta isoform X1 — MSRADLRIMFSPGRVQLVQVESHLLKANSANSTLTGQEETMDQAPKVLVTGATGLLGRAVCREFQNNSWAVLGIGFRRARSGILRCDLTDEEAVRGLLQDYKPDVIIHCAAERRPDVVERHTEAAVNLNVHTTSTLAKEAAACGAFFLYISTDYVFDGRNPPYGEDDTPNPLNVYGRSKLEGERETLRHCPGAVVLRVPVLFGEVETVSESAVTCLWLRVQEATEGSTLDHCQQRFPTDTRDVAAVCRKLSERARQDPSIRGIFHFSAKEQMTKYEMAIAIAQAFNLPSNHLIPLTEQPAASTLRPLNSQLNCSRLELLNLSVEPRPFTSAIVDSLWPFTPDKRWRQTVFH, encoded by the exons ATGAGTCGTGCTGATTTGAGGATTATGTTCAGTCCAGGCCGAGTGCAGCTGGTCCAGGTAGAGTCGCACCTGTTAAAGGCTAACTCTGCTAATAG TACTTTGACTGGACAGGAGGAGACTATGGACCAGGCTCCCAAGGTTCTGGTGACCGGGGCAACGGGTCTACTGGGTCGAGCCGTCTGCAGGGAGTTTCAGAACAACAGCTGGGCAGTTCTTGGAATCGGATTCAGGAGAGCCAGATCTGGAATACTGCGCTGTGACCTGACCGATGAGGAAGCTGTCAGAGGACTGCTACAAGATTATAAG CCTGATGTGATCATCCACTGTGCTGCAGAGAGACGTCCAGATGTGGTGGAGAGGCACACTGAAGCGGCTGTAAATCTCAATGTGCACACCACGAGCACACTTGCAAAGGAGGCAG CTGCTTGTGGGGCCTTCTTCCTATACATCAGTACGGACTACGTGTTTGATGGGAGGAATCCTCCGTATGGTGAAGACGACACCCCAAATCCTCTTAATGTTTATGGACGCAGCAaactggagggagagagagagacactcaGACACTGTCCAG GGGCGGTAGTCCTGCGAGTGCCCGTGTTGTTTGGAGAGGTGGAGACAGTGTCTGAAAGTGCGGTGACGTGTCTGTGGCTGCGGGTCCAGGAGGCTACCGAGGGCAGTACTCTGGATCACTGTCAGCAGAGGTTCCCCACAGACACCCGGGATGTGGCAGCCGTCTGCAGGAAGTTGtcagagagagcgagacag GATCCATCTATCAGAGGAATCTTTCATTTTTCAGCTAAAGAGCAGATGACCAAATATGAGATGGCCATTGCGATCGCTCAGGCCTTTAACTTGCCGTCCAACCACCTCATACCT ctgaCAGAACAGCCGGCCGCATCAACTCTTCGGCCCTTGAACAGTCAGTTGAATTGTTCTcgtctggagctgctgaacCTCAGTGTGGAGCCACGACCGTTTACCTCTGCAATTGTTGACAGTCTGTGGCCCTTCACACCTGACAAACGCTGGAGACAGACAGTCTttcactga
- the mat2b gene encoding methionine adenosyltransferase 2 subunit beta isoform X4, with product MDQAPKVLVTGATGLLGRAVCREFQNNSWAVLGIGFRRARSGILRCDLTDEEAVRGLLQDYKPDVIIHCAAERRPDVVERHTEAAVNLNVHTTSTLAKEAAACGAFFLYISTDYVFDGRNPPYGEDDTPNPLNVYGRSKLEGERETLRHCPGAVVLRVPVLFGEVETVSESAVTCLWLRVQEATEGSTLDHCQQRFPTDTRDVAAVCRKLSERARQDPSIRGIFHFSAKEQMTKYEMAIAIAQAFNLPSNHLIPLTEQPAASTLRPLNSQLNCSRLELLNLSVEPRPFTSAIVDSLWPFTPDKRWRQTVFH from the exons ATGGACCAGGCTCCCAAGGTTCTGGTGACCGGGGCAACGGGTCTACTGGGTCGAGCCGTCTGCAGGGAGTTTCAGAACAACAGCTGGGCAGTTCTTGGAATCGGATTCAGGAGAGCCAGATCTGGAATACTGCGCTGTGACCTGACCGATGAGGAAGCTGTCAGAGGACTGCTACAAGATTATAAG CCTGATGTGATCATCCACTGTGCTGCAGAGAGACGTCCAGATGTGGTGGAGAGGCACACTGAAGCGGCTGTAAATCTCAATGTGCACACCACGAGCACACTTGCAAAGGAGGCAG CTGCTTGTGGGGCCTTCTTCCTATACATCAGTACGGACTACGTGTTTGATGGGAGGAATCCTCCGTATGGTGAAGACGACACCCCAAATCCTCTTAATGTTTATGGACGCAGCAaactggagggagagagagagacactcaGACACTGTCCAG GGGCGGTAGTCCTGCGAGTGCCCGTGTTGTTTGGAGAGGTGGAGACAGTGTCTGAAAGTGCGGTGACGTGTCTGTGGCTGCGGGTCCAGGAGGCTACCGAGGGCAGTACTCTGGATCACTGTCAGCAGAGGTTCCCCACAGACACCCGGGATGTGGCAGCCGTCTGCAGGAAGTTGtcagagagagcgagacag GATCCATCTATCAGAGGAATCTTTCATTTTTCAGCTAAAGAGCAGATGACCAAATATGAGATGGCCATTGCGATCGCTCAGGCCTTTAACTTGCCGTCCAACCACCTCATACCT ctgaCAGAACAGCCGGCCGCATCAACTCTTCGGCCCTTGAACAGTCAGTTGAATTGTTCTcgtctggagctgctgaacCTCAGTGTGGAGCCACGACCGTTTACCTCTGCAATTGTTGACAGTCTGTGGCCCTTCACACCTGACAAACGCTGGAGACAGACAGTCTttcactga
- the mat2b gene encoding methionine adenosyltransferase 2 subunit beta isoform X3, with protein MPGSEFGGSQEETMDQAPKVLVTGATGLLGRAVCREFQNNSWAVLGIGFRRARSGILRCDLTDEEAVRGLLQDYKPDVIIHCAAERRPDVVERHTEAAVNLNVHTTSTLAKEAAACGAFFLYISTDYVFDGRNPPYGEDDTPNPLNVYGRSKLEGERETLRHCPGAVVLRVPVLFGEVETVSESAVTCLWLRVQEATEGSTLDHCQQRFPTDTRDVAAVCRKLSERARQDPSIRGIFHFSAKEQMTKYEMAIAIAQAFNLPSNHLIPLTEQPAASTLRPLNSQLNCSRLELLNLSVEPRPFTSAIVDSLWPFTPDKRWRQTVFH; from the exons ATGCCTGGGTCTGAGTTCGGAGGTTCGCAG GAGGAGACTATGGACCAGGCTCCCAAGGTTCTGGTGACCGGGGCAACGGGTCTACTGGGTCGAGCCGTCTGCAGGGAGTTTCAGAACAACAGCTGGGCAGTTCTTGGAATCGGATTCAGGAGAGCCAGATCTGGAATACTGCGCTGTGACCTGACCGATGAGGAAGCTGTCAGAGGACTGCTACAAGATTATAAG CCTGATGTGATCATCCACTGTGCTGCAGAGAGACGTCCAGATGTGGTGGAGAGGCACACTGAAGCGGCTGTAAATCTCAATGTGCACACCACGAGCACACTTGCAAAGGAGGCAG CTGCTTGTGGGGCCTTCTTCCTATACATCAGTACGGACTACGTGTTTGATGGGAGGAATCCTCCGTATGGTGAAGACGACACCCCAAATCCTCTTAATGTTTATGGACGCAGCAaactggagggagagagagagacactcaGACACTGTCCAG GGGCGGTAGTCCTGCGAGTGCCCGTGTTGTTTGGAGAGGTGGAGACAGTGTCTGAAAGTGCGGTGACGTGTCTGTGGCTGCGGGTCCAGGAGGCTACCGAGGGCAGTACTCTGGATCACTGTCAGCAGAGGTTCCCCACAGACACCCGGGATGTGGCAGCCGTCTGCAGGAAGTTGtcagagagagcgagacag GATCCATCTATCAGAGGAATCTTTCATTTTTCAGCTAAAGAGCAGATGACCAAATATGAGATGGCCATTGCGATCGCTCAGGCCTTTAACTTGCCGTCCAACCACCTCATACCT ctgaCAGAACAGCCGGCCGCATCAACTCTTCGGCCCTTGAACAGTCAGTTGAATTGTTCTcgtctggagctgctgaacCTCAGTGTGGAGCCACGACCGTTTACCTCTGCAATTGTTGACAGTCTGTGGCCCTTCACACCTGACAAACGCTGGAGACAGACAGTCTttcactga